In Aspergillus oryzae RIB40 DNA, chromosome 6, one genomic interval encodes:
- a CDS encoding thioredoxin family protein (predicted protein), with protein sequence MAEVTPLNSLSEFQTLINSGQVVIIDFWAPWCGPCRMISPVFERLASDPQYSSIKFVKVDVDDQPEISQECGIRAMPTFMVFKDGAKLDEFMGAHPNGLHDLVQKYV encoded by the exons atggctgaagTTACTCCTCTTAACAG CCTTTCCGAGTTCCAAACTCTCATCAATTCGGGCCAAGTGGTCATAATCGACTTTTGGGCTCCATGGTGTGGTCCATGCCGAATGATAAGCCCAGTCTTTGAAAGGCTGGCCTCCGATCCACAGTACAGTTCGATCAAGTTTGTCAaggtggatgttgatgaccAGCCGGAAATTTCTCAAGAATGTGGAATTAGAGCCATGCCAACCTTCATGGTTTTCAAAGATGGCGCGAAGCTGGACGAGTTTATGGGCGCTCATCCCAATGGCCTACATGACCTTGTTCAGAAGTATGTATAA
- a CDS encoding uncharacterized protein (predicted protein), with translation MPRDADFLSPRDLLINDNFCLKLASFKQLANVIVKTENLPRDDDSLRQKTGFWESGYQIVQNVALNLNTPSVRRSWTFATVPPTTTTKSSRTSKPCARIPTTRPCARRSCKRSMTATPRSRLFGTKPPSGAEICIPTAWTRVIARRQCVTWLPPFRAPRYAIG, from the exons ATGCCTCGTGATGCCGATTTCCTCAGCCCTCGCGATCTCCTCATCAACGACAACTTCTGCCTGAAGTTGGCTTCGTTCAAGCAGCTCGCAAATGTCATTGTGAAGACGGAGAACCTGCCCCGGGACGATGATAGCCTCCGCCAGAAGACCGGATTTTGGGAGAGCGGTTACCAGATT GTGCAGAACGTCGCTCTCAACCTGAAT ACACCGTCTGTCAGAAGGTCTTGGACCTTTGCGACCGTTCCCCCGACGACTACG ACAAAATCTTCACGGACCTCAAAGCCTTGCGCAAGGATCCCGACAACGAGACCCTGCGCAAGAAGGTCCTGCAAGAGGTCAATGACCGCCACTCCGAGGTCAAGGCTCTTCGGGACCAAGCCACCATCTGGAGCAGAGATCTGCATTCCTACAGCATGGACGCGGGTGATTGCGAGACGGCAGTGCGTGACCTGGCTGCCCCCTTTCAGGGCTCCGCGTTACGCGATCGGTTGA
- a CDS encoding uncharacterized protein (predicted protein), whose product MDSVWWTIWALRWRRCRRCPVSERRGEFQFGAAMTHWTWGTTAGSATLIEDDIQNLVDYLDKHVDPDDNPLGGLVERNLLKRWATLQEHGRQPTLALHFYHGRSAGLPEDGGLAFQRHGQKANPPVITVIAFKNAYRN is encoded by the coding sequence ATGGATTCAGTATGGTGGACGATATGGGCGCTTCGCTGGAGGAGGTGCAGAAGATGTCCGGTGAGTGAGCGGCGTGGCGAATTCCAATTTGGGGCTGCAATGACTCATTGGACTTGGGGCACGACTGCAGGGAGTGCGACACTTATTGAGGATGATATTCAGAACCTAGTTGACTATCTTGATAAGCATGTGGATCCGGATGACAACCCGCTCGGAGGGCTGGTTGAGCGGAACCTGCTGAAAAGATGGGCCACTCTGCAAGAACATGGTAGGCAGCCCACACTCGCTTTACATTTCTATCACGGTCGTTCTGCAGGCCTTCCCGAGGACGGGGGCCTCGCATTCCAGCGTCACGGACAGAAGGCTAACCCCCCGGTCATCACAGTCATCGCGTTCAAGAATGCATACAGGAATTGA
- a CDS encoding uncharacterized protein (predicted protein): MLTDTQPNTPAGWQTYASLREVTEIPATADASRDESGRTETHRNIYLEGAGILQKPLLDCEIYTDVLAFTEGGEVILSPDEDTTMEINARVLTADQPVHLNMTKAGARSSALMIYAAVVDQPISVSVEGTQRTTLDLGPDSGHVGAEIDFTDGQLKVSYTARHEYDATEIYQAFLATELRLALALFWSRPAIAISICSYVAQSTYNIQAHSLSNAQAVSLGQQLAAHAMAGPRAKYAPTLPFQRYHDTMKDQLEAAKVFEDQYQRFQDKDSEVADKIAAWTTMLQNAQDQRATRLSVQSQTLAKYQDARSTADACAKQLSDDDDELQDAKDVFDQGLVDWEKGQILKAAFAILSAIFEFAFGIAELCIGNDPGGAAKGVEDAVESVEKVEEGAAEAGQIMTSSTLQKLSTFTEALQKLYPKVDALVAAANKLAALPGGDEVDLPSLNDISGSGGSDADSSLITSLAAWDDWELECDQQMEWAADQEKIGGASQFRLALRKHAVHGRALAQAQAEAIKQGQQYVQTTLEVLQSDQDIQNLQTLLDTYHGEEAIYAAGQAQFYDRFLQLKTSLAIQLQYIIDAYRFYALQDSQVRLESQQSVGDFQQNLSTLQTEMQNVDNQYAEDFTPFNYYVYSDELPSNFPRLVIDGLKDSSQGHKATFTLVATPQASSQAGEHNFAYPFTNGSHYRLDGLEIQLMDVKPRPEAVHDGRAVVSLKIETSGSYSDIQRDQVFYFVSPMQQKRFSYEIGPDGSFLRIRDKAIFEPTNHAEPPPFTQWTITLETPENVDMSTLNKIQLHWNGKYRPY, encoded by the exons ATGTTAACCGACACTCAGCCTAACACCCCCGCCGGCTGGCAGACCTACGCCTCCCTGAGAGAGGTGACCGAGATCCCTGCAACTGCAGATGCCAGTCGCGATGAAAGCGGA AGAACGGAGACTCATCGGAACATCTACCTGGAAGGCGCGGGCATTCTCCAGAAGCCGTTGCTCGACTGCGAGATCTACACCGACGTTCTCGCCTTCACTGAGGGAGGCGAGGTGATTTTGTCTCCGGACGAAGATACGACGATGGAGATCAATGCCCGCGTCCTGACGGCTGATCAGCCGGTGCACCTAAACATGACCAAGGCTGGAGCTCGGAGCAGCGCCCTGATGATCTACGCGGCGGTGGTCGACCAGCCCATCAGCGTCTCAGTCGAGGGGACGCAGCGCACCACCCTGGATCTGGGCCCCGACTCGGGCCATGTTGGTGCAGAGATCGACTTCACCGACGGGCAGCTGAAGGTTTCTTACACCGCGCGGCACGAGTACGACGCCACCGAGATCTACCAAGCCTTCCTCGCAACGGAGCTGCGCCTAGCCCTTGCCCTCTTCTGGAGCCGGCCGGCAATcgccatctccatctgctccTACGTCGCCCAGTCGACCTACAACATCCAGGCACACAGTCTATCCAACGCGCAGGCTGTGTCCCTGGGCCAGCAGCTGGCCGCCCACGCTATGGCGGGCCCCAGGGCCAAGTATGCGCCCACGCTCCCGTTCCAGCGATACCATGACACCATGAAAGACCAGCTCGAGGCGGCAAAGGTGTTCGAGGACCAATACCAGCGCTTCCAAGACAAGGACTCCGAAGTGGCCGACAAGATCGCGGCCTGGACCACCATGCTGCAGAACGCGCAGGACCAGCGCGCCACCCGCCTGAGTGTGCAGTCCCAAACCTTGGCCAAGTATCAGGACGCCCGCAGCACGGCCGACGCGTGCGCCAAGCAGCTGAgtgacgacgacgacgagcTCCAGGACGCAAAGGATGTCTTCGATCAAGGTCTTGTGGATTGGGAGAAAGGACAGATCCTCAAAGCGGCGTTTGCAATCCTGTCTGCCATCTTTG AGTTTGCGTTTGGCATCGCCGAATTGTGTATTGGAAATGATCCGGGAGGCGCCGCCAAGGGAGTGGAAGACGCCGTCGAGAGTGTGGAAAAGGTAGAGGAAGGAGCAGCCGAAGCCGGCCAGATCATGACCTCAAGCACCCTGCAGAAGCTATCGACATTCACCGAGGCACTGCAGAAGCTCTACCCGAAGGTCGATGCGCTGGTCGCGGCGGCGAATAAGTTGGCCGCTCTTCCAGGGGGCGACGAGGTGGATCTTCCCTCCTTGAACGATATCTCTGGCTCCGGAGGCTCCGATGCCGATTCCAGTCTGATCACTAGCCTGGCGGCCTGGGATGACTGGGAATTGGAGTGCGATCAGCAGATGGAGTGGGCGGCTGACCAAGAGAAAATTGGCGGCGCCAGCCAGTTTCGACTAGCCCTGCGCAAACACGCGGTGCATGGAAGAGCGCTGGCCCAGGCCCAGGCCGAAGCCATCAAGCAGGGCCAGCAGTATGTGCAAACAACGCTGGAGGTCCTGCAGTCGGACCAGGATATCCAGAACCTCCAAACCTTGCTGGATACCTACCATGGCGAGGAGGCGATCTATGCCGCCGGCCAGGCCCAGTTCTACGACCGATTCCTGCAGTTGAAAACCAGCCTGGCAATTCAGCTCCAATACATCATCGACGCCTATCGCTTCTACGCCCTGCAGGACAGCCAGGTGAGGCTGGAGTCGCAGCAGTCAGTCGGCGACTTCCAACAAAATCTGTCGACGCTGCAGACGGAGATGCAGAACGTCGATAACCAATATGCCGAGGATTTCACTC CGTTTAACTATTATGTGTACTCTGATGAG CTGCCCTCCAACTTTCCGCGGCTTGTCATCGATGGGCTCAAAGACAGCAGTCAAGGCCACAAGGCTACCTTCACTCTCGTTGCCACGCCACAGGCCAGTTCGCAGGCGGGGGAGCACAATTTCGCCTATCCCTTCACGAATGGCTCTCACTACCGACTAGACGGGTTGGAAATCCAGCTCATGGATGTGAAGCCGCGTCCCGAGGCCGTTCACGACGGACGCGCAGTGGTTAGTCTCAAGATCGAGACGTCCGGGTCGTACAGCGACATCCAGCGTGACCAGGTCTTCTACTTCGTCAGCCCAATGCAGCAAAAACGCTTTTCGTATGAAATCGGTCCCGACGGCAGCTTTCTACGCATACGCGACAAGGCCATATTCGAGCCGACCAACCATGCGGAACCACCGCCCTTTACCCAGTGGACCATTACCCTGGAGACGCCCGAGAATGTCGACATGAGTACCCTGAACAAAATCCAGCTTCACTGGAATGGAAAGTATCGGCCCTACTGA
- a CDS encoding uncharacterized protein (predicted protein) — MSDVLDDETVWFPKGQTTINEAPTKSRRLRAATDGDDDDEEDVVFVLGQSDMGALNRYLHGGRVLPLDRTSYCNKTGIVDTSLLTPKIWNQVDELIEAYIQVHADCTGFLGDENTAIKRWKANPTASATRTETALQRWKVGRKAGRKVTAAADDDDTDFDKLCTWDKMNGLAQNIYSYSEDAGSTDADDSYYVAMLTLCGDYNDSNDPAEQESIRQDILDLTDDLLGDVNKILSHIGKVKEALKLFEASCQTNQSTLEGLEKSMTTILDQELGSIQDLDKEIKKHQDDIASYQAIIDHDRYEQEMTAAYVWIPIAGTIAGPVVFAQMQAEIDKYEGKIEAMNKLIKDEEASKQLHKTLQANVTSMKSHATDLSNLIGPAMHTVEALEGGWNVMGSQVQFIHDKAEKFEEKIPRLSMTKRQLKSISNEWYKLNKYVMSYIQNAQLVVPVQVLSLEDYLQQLKDAANKSS, encoded by the exons ATGTCGGATGTCCTTGACGACGAAACAGTGTGGTTCCCCAAGGGGCAGACCACGATCAACGAGGCCCCGACCAAGAGCCGGAGGCTGCGAGCAGCCACCGacggggatgatgacgacgaggaggacgtGGTCTTCGTCCTAGGCCAGTCGGACATGGGGGCCCTGAACCGATACCTCCACGGCGGCCGCGTGCTGCCGCTGGATCGCACCAGCTATTGCAACAAAACGGGCATTGTGGATACCAGCTTGCTCACCCCCAAGATCTGGAACCAAGTGGATGAGTTGATCGAGGCCTACATACAG GTCCATGCCGACTGCACCGGTTTCCTGGGCGATGAGAACACCGCGATCAAGCGATGGAAGGCGAATCCGACGGCCTCTGCCACCAGAACCGAGACGGCGCTCCAGCGATGGAAGGTGGGTCGGAAGGCGGGTCGAAAGGTCACAGCCGCCGCCGACGACGATGACACGGACTTCGACAAGCTCTGCACCTGGGATAAAATGAACGGCCTGGCCCAGAATATCTACAGCTACTCGGAGGATGCGGGCAGCACCGACGCGGACGATTCGTACTACGTGGCCATGCTGACCCTGTGCGGGGACTACAACGATAGCAATGATCCCGCCGAGCAGGAGAGTATCCGCCAGGACATCCTCGATCTCACCGACGACCTCCTCGGGGACGTGAACAAGATTCTGTCCCACATCGGCAAGGTGAAAGAGGCCTTGAAGCTCTTCGAGGCCAGCTGTCAGACCAATCAGAGCACCTTGGAGGGTCTGGAAAAGTCTATGACCACTATCCTGGACCAGGAGCTGGGCAGCATCCAGGACCTcgacaaagagatcaaaaagCACCAAGATGATATTGCTAGCTACCAGGCCATCATTGATCATG ATCGGTATGAGCAAGAGATGACCGCCGCCTACGTCTGGAT CCCCATCGCGGGCACCATTGCCGGGCCCGTGGTCTTCGCTCAGATGCAGGCCGAAATTGATAAGTACGAGGGCAAGATCGAGGCAATgaacaagctcatcaaggacGAAGAGGCCAGCAAACAACTACACAAGACGCTTCAGGCCAACGTCACCTCCATGAAGAGTCATGCCACTGATCTCAGCAATCTGATCGGCCCCGCCATGCACACCGTCGAGGCCCTGGAAGGCGGCTGGAACGTCATGGGCTCTCAGGTCCAGTTCATCCACGACAAGGCTGAAAAGTTCGAGGAAAAGATTCCCCGGTTGTCCATGACGAAGCGCCAGCTCAAGAGCATCTCGAATGAATGGTACAAGCTGAACAAATACG TCATGTCCTATATCCAGAACGCCCAGCTGGTGGTCCCAGTCCAAGTCCTAAGCCTTGAGGATTATCTGCAACAGTTGAAGGATGCTGCCAATAAGTCCTCGTGA
- a CDS encoding fungal specific transcription factor domain-containing protein (predicted protein), which yields MGLFAWDAHSALSLFHYLATPADACSRCKGLQIECKVEPSFTRISKRRRNAEMEREIAGLRRRLATNTNHHGHAVQVNVGDGVSQPAGSAIWDPASATLNQGKALSTSIGTQEDNMWRLEDVSLSKPRVARLFEQFFQYYHPFLPLLDPQKPPEHYLCRCPLQAWTIICVASRRAPAEPGLLGALTGPFTRLLWSTITSVPQDYAAVKALCLLCTWPLPTTSQRKDATFMLCGLMMQISMQLGLHRPVQAEEFTTFRIGHSEAVKDRLQTWVVCNIVAQNYKLINVNSVATGYGQPPGTIYDWALEPASLQDAGYYPPEDLRTRLQIEKFCDRITKSLYNSRPDQAEVIGPERLLTVQLLENELRDMELSFGRNISHINMIHLRAAELHLRYFIFLGSNPRTNDITKLFIATTSFLTQVLDLETSPGQLISYATNYILQMIISAAFGLMKLLKSTFRHHIDFEYGKLLFNGAISALRRISIMDHDRPVRLADVLAQMWNAGDHEQSTEEDSLQLKVRCRMSMSHVYDTVWRWRHRFRPRKDPSDTQTTTANPTESTTTMIPDQFDGSMENPTMICPPNLGQGDVFFNEAGFAEIFDSLNWVFDEFPDPFIAPQMV from the exons ATGGGATTATTCGCTTGGGACGCCCATTCGGCTCTTTCGCTCTTTCATTACCTCGCC ACCCCCGCGGACGCCTGCTCGCGTTGTAAAGGACTCCAGATTGAATGCAAGGTTGAACCGTCTTTCACGCGTATCTCCAAAAGAAG GCGAAATGCTGAAATGGAGCGCGAGATCGCCGGGCTCCGTCGACGGCTTGCCACCAATACCAATCATCATGGCCACGCTGTCCAAGTTAACGTCGGTGATGGGGTGTCCCAGCCTGCAGGGAGCGCGATCTGGGACCCAGCATCAGCAACGCTGAATCAAGGGAAAGCTTTGTCTACCAGCATCGGGACACAG GAAGATAATATGTGGAGACTGGAAGATGTCTCTCTATCTAAGCCAAGAGTGGCACGACTATTTGAGCA GTTTTTTCAATATtaccatccatttcttccacTTTTGGACCCTCAAAAACCACCAGAGCATTATCTCTGTCGCTGTCCATTGCAAGCATGGACGATAATTTGCGTCGCTAGCCGACGGGCTCCAGCAGAACCAGGCCTCCTCGGTGCACTTACTGGTCCGTTCACCAGACTGCTATGGTCGACTATCACCAGCGTGCCACAGGATTACGCCGCTGTCAAGGCCCTCTGCCTTCTGTGCACCTGGCCCCTTCCTACAACTAGCCAGCGAAAGGATGCTACATTTATGCTCTGCGGACTGATGATGCAGATTTCTATGCAGTTGGGATTACATCGCCCGGTTCAGGCAGAAGAGTTTACAACATTTCGAATAGGCCACAGTGAAGCTGTGAAGGATCGGTTACAGACATGGGTCGTCTGTAATATTGTAGCTCAAAA CTACAAGCTTATCAATGTCAACAGTGTTGCCACCGGATACGGACAACCTCCAGGGACGATATATGACTGGGCGCTTGAGCCAGCGTCACTCCAGGATGCCGGTTATTATCCTCCAGAAGATTTGCGAACTCGGCTCCAGATCGAAAAGTTCTGTGATCGAATCACCAAGTCTCTCTATAACAGTAGGCCAGATCAGGCAGAGGTTATTGGACCTGAAAGACTCCTGACAGTACAACTATTGGAGAACGAGCTTAGGGATATGGAACTTAGCTTTGGCAGAAATATATCTC ATATTAATATGATACACCTCCGAGCCGCAGAACTCCATTTACGATACTTCATATTCCTGGGCTCAAACCCTAGAACGAACGACATTACAAAGCTTTTCATCGCAACCACCTCATTCCTCACCCAAGTACTAGACCTCGAAACCTCCCCCGGCCAACTTATCAGCTACGCAACAAACTACATCCTACAGATGATAATCTCAGCAGCATTCGGTCTAATGAAGCTCCTCAAAAGTACCTTCCGACACCATATCGACTTCGAATACGGGAAGCTATTATTCAACGGGGCAATATCGGCCCTGAGAAGAATCAGTATCATGGACCACGACCGCCCTGTTCGACTGGCAGATGTGCTAGCGCAGATGTGGAATGCAGGTGATCACGAGCAAtccaccgaagaagatagTTTGCAACTTAAAGTCCGCTGTCGGATGAGTATGAGCCATGTCTATGACACGGTTTGGCGTTGGAGACACCGGTTTCGGCCCAGAAAAGACCCTTCGGATACTCAAA CTACGACCGCCAACCCGACCGAATCAACGACGACAATGATCCCCGATCAATTCGATGGATCCATGGAGAATCCGACGATGATTTGTCCGCCGAATCTGGGCCAGGGCgatgtcttcttcaacgaGGCCGGGTTCGCGGAAATCTTCGATTCCCTTAATTGGGTGTTTGACGAGTTTCCTGATCCTTTCATCGCTCCTCAGATGGTGTAA
- a CDS encoding putative D-arabinitol dehydrogenase ArbD (dehydrogenases with different specificities (related to short-chain alcohol dehydrogenases)): MFKSPAARQAVKALSINTRPAAVTAASRPAVANTFFRGLSSTAPRANDEKSKAAKDPILAATNKAPEGALDSEGRFARVDESLQIEYPDDENMPRSPIVQGRGGMHFKRTLAQFSLENKVTLVTGGARGLGLVMAQAIVASGSDLAIVDLNKAEAEEQAQKLVEQFRKENPGLEQMPNVTAHYADVSDPNSVNDALSDIISKHGKIDNLVTSAGFTENFDAISYPHDRLQKLWGVNVDGTYLFATGVAKHLMERKVPGSIVMIGSMSGAIVNVPQPQAPYNAAKAAVRQLAASFAVEWAGHDIRVNCISPGYMLTALTRKILDENPELRDKWISLIPTGKMGTPEDLMGPVTFLLSDASKYMTGADIRVDGGYTLT; this comes from the exons ATGTTCAAGTCACCAGCCGCCCGTCAAGCCGTCAAGGCTCTCAGTATCAACACACGCCCTGCTGCAGTAACAGCAGCATCCCGACCAGCGGTGGCCAATACTTTCTTCCGAGGTCTCTCATCGACAGCTCCCCGTGCCAACGATGAGAAGTCGAAGGCAGCAAAGGACCCCATCTTGGCTGCCACCAACAAAGCTCCTGAGGGTGCCTTGGACTCAGAGGGCCGTTTCGCCCGTGTCGACGAGAGTTTGCAGATCGAATACCCCGATGATGAGAACATGCCTCGTAGTCCTATCGTCCAGGGCCGCGGAGGAATGCACTTCAAACGTACCCTGGCTCAATTCTCCCTAGAGAACAAGGTCACCCTGGTTACCGGAGGTGCCCGTGGTCTCGGTTTGGTCATGGCTCAGGCGATCGTTGCATCGGGATCGGACCTTGCAATTGTCGATCTTAACA AGGCGGAAGCTGAGGAGCAAGCCCAGAAGTTGGTGGAACAGTTTAGGAAGGAGAACCCCGGTTTGGAACA AATGCCCAACGTCACCGCCCACTACGCTGATGTTTCCGACCCTAACTCCGTCAACGATGCCCTCTCCGATATTATCTCCAAGCACGGCAAGATCGACAACCTGGTCACCTCCGCCGGATTCACGGAAAACTTCGATGCCATCTCCTACCCTCACGACCGTCTGCAAAAGCTTTGGGGCGTTAATGTCGATGGAACATACCTTTTCGCCACCGGTGTCGCCAAGCACCTCATGGAGCGCAAGGTTCCGGGCAGCATTGTCATGATTGGTAGCATGTCTGGTGCTATCGTCAACGTGCCGCAGCCCCAGGCTCCTTACAACGCCGCCAAGGCCGCTGTTCGTCAACTTGCCGCGTCCTTCGCCGTCGAATGGGCCGGTCACGACATCCGGGTGAACTGCATCAGCCCTGGATACATGCTTACTGCCCT GACCCGCAAGATTTTGGATGAGAACCCCGAATTGCGGGACAAGTGGATCTCGCTCATCCCCACCGGCAAGATGGGTACTCCCGAGGACCTGATGGGTCCCGTTACCTTCCTGCTCAGTGATGCCTCCAAGTACATGACTGGTGCCGATATCCGCGTTGACGGTGGCTACACCCTCACCTAG
- a CDS encoding uncharacterized protein (predicted protein), translating into MGVLEDKLNKASRPIPAGLISYQQGQRRWIIAWLFFPAFAFLIGGPKQQQSLYYGRPRSLGFILLQKLIGSSVESFPPEAPLTTFSHDILFIFFVTTTPIQEFHDVMGDQQAGRRTLPPILSTKQLDMLRKVTALIILV; encoded by the exons ATGGGTGTTCTAGAAGACAAGCTAAACAAGGCCTCTCGCCCAATCCCAGCCGGTCTAATTAGCTATCAACAAGGTCAAAGGCGATGGATAATcgcttggcttttcttccctgcATTTGCATTTCTAATCGGAGGCCCAAAACAGCAACAAAGTCTCTATTATGGGAGACCCCGAT CATTAGGCTTCATActtctccagaagctcatcgGCTCCAGTGTAGAAAGCTTTCCCCCTGAAGCTCCTCTCACTACATTCTCTCACGAtattttgttcattttcttcgtcaCGACAACCCCTATACAAGAATTTCATGATGTCATGGGGGATCAACAAGCCGGTCGTCGAACTTTACCACCCATCCTCTCTACGAAACAACTGGATATGCTACGGAAAGTAACAGCCTTGATTATTTTGGTGTAA
- a CDS encoding uncharacterized protein (3-Methylcrotonyl-CoA carboxylase, biotin-containing subunit/Propionyl-CoA carboxylase, alpha chain/Acetyl-CoA carboxylase, biotin carboxylase subunit), translated as MPLSSLLRTASRLRPTAAQKARRAASTVSSTTPKTQNSLDSILIANRGEIALRVGRTAAQHGIRVTTLYTDPDSRAQHALSSPFAFNLGSVSAYLDGDRIIEIAKREGCQGIHPGYGFLSENSEFARKCTEAGLVFIGPPWKAIEDMGDKSQSKKIMTAAGVPCVPGYHGQNQDPSFLEAEADKIKYPVLIKAIKGGGGKGMRIAHSKSEFQAQLQSAKSEAMNSFGDDHVLVEKYITTPRHIEVQVFADKHGNSVALGERDCSIQRRHQKILEESPAPHLPDATRKDLWAKARAAAEAVGYEGAGTVEFIFDNDTGEFFFMEMNTRLQVEHPVTEMVTGQDLVYWQLKVAEGAKLPLTQEEVEAHMASRGHAIEARIYAENPDQGFIPDSGTLLHVRTPTPSEDVRIDAGFVAGDEVSAHYDPMIAKLIVRGNTREEALRKLASALEEYEVAGPITNIEFLKTVCKSPDFVAGEVETGYIEKHREELFTREAIEPEVLAQAALACLHHDSTPVARKQASFEGSAVGFSPSYQSRQITFADLTPGAKDGTKFDVRVQQTDDNTFNVEVGGRTFEQVVSHSNLGSHIVTSFFPHTRLDTTVIRDGDSVIAFQKGTQYRLTIPRAKWMDKALGMKDVTNSVLAPMPCKVLRVEVQAGDVVEKDQPLVVIESMKMETVIRSPQKGTISKVVHQKGDQCKSGTPLVEFAEESGEN; from the exons ATGCCACTCTCGTCCCTTCTCCGCACTGCTTCCCGTCTGAGGCCGACAGCCGCCCAGAAAGCGAGAAGAGCTGCATCTACGGTGTCTTCGACTACTCCCAAAACACAGAATTCATTGGACTCGATTCTCATCGCAAATAGAGGAGAAATTGCTTT ACGAGTCGGACGCACCGCGGCTCAACATGGCATCCGCGTAACTACATTATACACAGATCCCGATAGCCGGGCTCAGCATGCGTTGAGCTCCCCATTCGCGTTCAATCTAGGATCCGTTTCAGCTTATCTCGATGGAGACCGTATCATTGAGATTGCGAAGCGGGAGGGTTGTCAAGGGATACACCCAGGCTACGGATTT TTAAGTGAGAATTCGGAATTTGCGCGAAAATGCACAGAAGCCGGGCTGGTCTTCATTGGACCTCCATGGAAGGCCATCGAGGACATGGGGGATAAGAG CCAGTCTAAGAAAATCATGACGGCGGCAGGCGTTCCTTGCGTTCCTGGTTACCACGGTCAGAATCAAGATCCCAGCTTCCTCGAAGCCGAAGCGGATAAGATCAAATATCCTGTGCTCATCAAGGCAATCAAGGGAGGTGGCGGAAAGGGAATGCGTATCGCCCATAGCAAGTCTGAGTTCCAGGCTCAACTGCAATCTGCAAAGTCAGAAGCCATGAACTCGTTCGGAGATGACCATGTGTTGGTGGAGAAGTACATCACCACTCCACGGCACATTGAAGTCCAAGTGTTCGCAGACAAACATGGGAACAGCGTGGCTTTGGGAGAAAGAGACTGCAGTATACAAAGACGGCACCAGAAGATTCTCGAGGAGTCACCCGCTCCTCACTTGCCTGATGCTACGAGGAAAGATCTCTGGGCAAAGGCACGGGCGGCTGCTGAGGCCGTAGGCTATGAAGGTGCCGGTACCGTTGAGTTTATCTTTGATAACGATACCGGGGAATTCTTTTTCATGGAAATGAACACTAGACTTCAGGTTGAGCATCCGGTGACTGAGATGGTCACTGGCCAGGACCTGGTCTACTGGCAACTCAAAGTGGCTGAAGGCGCTAAGCTTCCATTGACCCAGGAGGAAGTAGAAGCTCACATGGCGAGCCGTGGACATGCCATAGAGGCGAGAATCTATGCAGAGAACCCCGATCAGGGATTCATACCTGATTCTGGCACACTGCTGCACGTTCGCACTCCTACCCCCTCAGAAGACGTCAGAATAGACGCAGGCTTCGTCGCCGGCGATGAAGTTTCAGCTCATTACGATCCAATGATTGCCAAATTGATCGTGAGAGGCAATACGCGAGAGGAGGCTCTCCGCAAGCTTGCGTCTGCGTTAGAAGAGTACGAAGTCGCAGGGCCAATTACCAACATTGAATTCCTGAAGACGGTCTGCAAGAGCCCTGATTTTGTCGCCGGGGAGGTAGAAACTGGATACATTGAAAAGCATCGCGAAGAACTGTTCACTCGCGAGGCTATCGAACCAGAGGTGCTCGCACAAGCCGCATTGGCTTGTCTGCACCACGACTCTACCCCGGTCGCTCGGAAGCAGGCAAGTTTCGAAGGCTCTGCTGTCGGGTTCAGCCCGAGCTATCAATCACGGCAGATAACATTCGCAGATCTGACGCCTGGAGCCAAGGATGGCACCAAGTTTGATGTCCGTGTTCAACAAACGGATGACAACACATTCAATGTAGAAGTTGGCGGGCGCACCTTTGAGCAGGTGGTCAGCCACAGCAATCTCGGGTCGCATATCGTTacatctttctttcctcacaCGCGATTGGACACCACGGTGATTCGTGATGGCGACTCCGTTATCGCTTTCCAGAAAGGGACGCAGTATCGTTTGACGATACCAAGGGCCAAGTGGATGGACAAAGCACTGGGAATGAAGGACGTTACCAACAGCGTTCTGGCCCCAATGCCGTGCAAAGTGCTGCGAGTGGAAGTTCAGGCAGGCGACGTAGTTGAAAAAGACCAGCCACTGGTGGTTATTGAGAGTATGAAAATGGAAACGGTCATCCGCAGCCCGCAAAAGGGAACCATTTCCAAAGTGGTACATCAAAAAGGA GACCAATGTAAAAGCGGCACACCCCTGGTTGAATTTGCTGAGGAGAGCGGTGAGAACTAG